One window from the genome of Pelecanus crispus isolate bPelCri1 chromosome 13, bPelCri1.pri, whole genome shotgun sequence encodes:
- the IRS4 gene encoding insulin receptor substrate 4 isoform X2 has protein sequence MASGMNGPGGGGGAAAGGGEEEPGPRHPGGGAAPQQEPGVPGAAAGEGEPAAGEGGRCPSPQPHHLLLLLRRSPSASLCPPPEAAPAAGRAAPAVGRGGQPLPAGRGAPPPAAGEDVRKCGYLRKQKHGHKRYFVLRAESHLAPARLEYYDSEKKFKSSLRAAGAGGAAPLCCPPPKRVIPLYQCFTVSRRADAKHKHIIALYTKDEYFAMLAENEAEQEAWYQAISELMSQSKRGFLEQEDHADQQADEDDEHYGAALRPGTVFKEVWQVNVKPKGLGQTKNLTGVYRLCLSSKAIHLVKLNSEVPSVHLQLMNIRRCGHSENFFFIEVGRSASIGPGELWMQVDDSVVAQNMHETFLDTMKALKAFAEFRPRSKSQSSGGGSGTNPISFITTRRHLGNLPPSQTGLQRRSRTESVAGGTPPTTKSSNSYRFRTSSEGEGTMTRPFRSVTGSLIHLNTARMNLGRQEGSGRYVRAAFSSSYHTRSASLPVSHFPSTTSPISVSSSSGHGSASDMLTRPSSSSVCGSPSDGGFISSDEYGSSPGDFRYFRVRSNTPDSLGNTPPIREENCLSEYMSMSKQQADDSSRDDYMEAEKCFRKRTYSLTKPTSVAVQQKTTQTTASLDEDSAGNHGRLLYSETPKLKDNHESEYNDANLDSVCNQSRSKARDDGYMPMMPGVASSLSSNSDYLPMTPKSMSVPKQINNSWSPSQVDSRGYMMMFPKASSSPVRSPLTGFISKGSNEKIINNEYMDMSPGNSAPKHPGDSNYIHTASISKGFSSYFSLPRSFKALSGQNGDHSEYVPMSSPGKLLYGGPENVKGVNSEALANGISKPPVVKGSDEGLVQNRATRPTRLPLGTRGSNTIPRMYDRTVPPEPASPGEYINIDFNEKASNTPYSLSAEGSPSSLGSSSDHRQSPLSDYMSVDLDVQSPKVAKELSNSLTDISIYATSSIPGNQPNPDYARLSFGTACVSTASNRTDDYTEMTFNMAATPPRPFAAEADDSVKIDSPSSIVNRLCIVDRYAGSSSFAVPSSEPPMGPKVIRADPQGRRRHSSETFSSAGTVTTSSSFFTDSSKRHSSASFDNVWLKPDENISDGQESKMSRDTSTGFQNGLNYIALNLRDDPISCEASTTAPTCHLQNGTSGLDSGAYVSIDFSRSDGLKCNAARKD, from the coding sequence ATGGCGAGTGGGATGAAtggcccgggcggcggcggcggcgcggcggccgggggcggcgagGAGGAGCCGGGCCCCCGCCACCCGGGAGGCGGAGCCGCGCCTCAGCAGGAGCCCGGCgtgcccggcgcggcggcgggcgagggggagccggcggcgggcgagggcggccgctgcccgtcccctcagccccaccacctgctgctgctgctgcggcgcTCGCCCAGCGCCTCGCTCTGCCCGCCGCCGGAGGCCGCCCCCgcggccggccgcgccgcccccgccgtgggccgcggcgggcagcccctCCCGGCGGGCCgcggcgccccgccgcccgccgccggcgagGACGTGAGGAAGTGCGGCTACCTGCGGAAGCAGAAGCACGGGCACAAGCGGTACTTCGTCCTGCGGGCCGAGAGCCACCTGGCCCCCGCCCGGCTGGAGTACTACGACAGCGAGAAGAAGTTCAAGAGCAGCttgcgggcggcgggggccggcggggcggcccccctctgctgccccccGCCCAAGCGGGTCATCCCCCTCTACCAGTGCTTCACCGTCAGCCGGCGGGCGGACGCCAAGCACAAGCACATCATCGCCCTGTACACCAAGGACGAGTACTTCGCCATGCTGGCGGAGAACGAGGCCGAGCAGGAGGCCTGGTACCAGGCGATCAGCGAGCTCATGAGCCAGAGCAAGAGGGGCTTCCTGGAGCAGGAGGACCATGCCGATCAGCAGGCGGACGAGGACGACGAGCACTACGGGGCCGCCCTGAGGCCCGGCACCGTCTTCAAGGAGGTGTGGCAGGTCAATGTTAAGCCCAAAGGGTTGGGACAAACGAAAAACCTTACCGGGGTGTACAGGTTGTGCCTCTCCAGCAAGGCCATCCACCTCGTCAAGCTGAACTCGGAGGTGCCCTCCGTCCACTTGCAGCTAATGAATATTCGCCGCTGCGGACACTCGGAGAACTTCTTCTTCATCGAAGTGGGCAGGTCTGCCTCCATCGGGCCTGGAGAGCTCTGGATGCAAGTGGATGATTCGGTGGTTGCCCAGAATATGCACGAGACTTTTCTGGACACCATGAAAGCTCTTAAGGCCTTTGCAGAGTTCAGGCCCCGAAGCAAGAGCCAATCTTCTGGTGGCGGTAGTGGTACCAATCCTATCTCCTTCATCACCACGAGGAGGCACTTGGGCaacctgccccccagccagaCGGGCTTGCAGAGAAGATCTAGAACTGAGAGCGTTGCCGGAGGGACCCCTCCTACCACCAAAAGCAGCAACTCCTATCGCTTCAGAACATCTAGCGAAGGAGAAGGAACCATGACGAGACCTTTTAGGTCAGTGACTGGGAGTCTGATCCACCTGAATACTGCGAGGATGAATTTGGGCCGGCAAGAAGGGAGCGGAAGGTACGTGAGAGCCGCTTTCAGCTCATCTTATCACACCAGGTCTGCTTCGCTGCCCGTTTCTCATTTTCCCTCCACTACGAGTCCCATCAGTGTTTCGTCCAGTAGCGGCCATGGCTCTGCTTCGGACATGTTGACCAGGCCTTCTAGCTCATCCGTTTGTGGTTCCCCAAGCGATGGGGGATTTATCTCTTCTGATGAGTATGGCTCCAGCCCTGGAGATTTCAGGTACTTTCGGGTCAGGAGTAATACGCCGGATTCCCTGGGAAACACACCGCCTATCAGAGAGGAGAACTGTCTGAGTGAGTACATGTCCATGAGTAAGCAACAGGCAGATGATAGCTCAAGAGATGATTATATGGAGGCTGAAAAGTGCTTCAGGAAAAGAACTTACTCTCTAACAAAACCAACTTCTGTAGCAGTGCAGCAGAAGACAACGCAAACCACGGCTTCGTTAGATGAAGATTCTGCAGGAAATCATGGACGATTACTTTACTCTGAAACACCAAAATTGAAAGATAACCACGAATCGGAGTACAATGACGCTAACCTTGATTCTGTATGTAACCAAAGTAGGAGTAAAGCCAGGGATGATGGGTACATGCCAATGATGCCAGGAGTTGCTTCTTCTCTGTCCAGCAACAGCGATTATTTGCCAATGACTCCTAAAAGCATGTCTGTTCCAAAACAGATTAACAATTCGTGGTCACCATCTCAGGTTGACTCCAGAGGATATATGATGATGTTTCCGAAGGCTAGCTCTTCACCTGTACGAAGTCCTTTAACTGGATTTATTTCTAAAGGAAGTAATGAGAAGATCATAAACAATGAGTATATGGATATGTCACCTGGTAATTCAGCTCCAAAGCACCCTGGTGATTCCAATTACATTCACACCGCTTCCATTTCCAAAGGTTTcagttcatatttttctttgcccCGAAGCTTTAAGGCATTATCAGGACAAAACGGTGACCACAGTGAATATGTTCCAATGTCTTCACCTGGAAAACTCTTGTATGGTGGACCAGAAAATGTAAAAGGGGTCAACAGTGAGGCTCTGGCTAACGGCATCTCTAAACCGCCGGTGGTGAAAGGTTCAGATGAAGGACTTGTGCAGAACAGGGCTACTAGGCCCACAAGACTCCCCCTAGGTACAAGAGGGAGTAATACTATCCCAAGAATGTATGATCGTACAGTTCCACCTGAGCCAGCGAGTCCGGGTGAATACataaatattgattttaatgaaaaggcGAGTAATACACCGTATTCCTTGTCTGCAGAAGGATCACCATCATCTCTAGGCTCAAGTAGTGACCACAGACAGTCCCCGCTTTCTGATTATATGAGTGTTGACTTGGATGTACAGTCACCAAAAGTAGCGAAGGAACTGTCCAACTCTCTAACAGATATTTCAATTTATGCAACTTCCAGTATTCCTGGAAACCAACCAAATCCTGACTACGCTAGGCTTTCATTTGGCACCGCTTGTGTTAGCACCGCAAGTAACAGGACTGATGACTACACGGAGATGACATTCAACATGGCAGCGACACCACCTCGGCCATTTGCCGCCGAAGCAGACGACAGCGTAAAGATTGATAGCCCTTCTTCCATTGTTAATAGACTGTGCATTGTGGATCGATACGCTGGTAGCAGCAGCTTCGCTGTTCCTAGCTCTGAACCTCCTATGGGACCGAAAGTGATACGAGCCGATCCTCAAGGCAGGAGGAGACACAGTTCTGAAACATTCTCTTCTGCTGGGACTGTGACgacctcctcctctttctttacTGATAGTAGCAAAAGACACAGCTCTGCCTCATTTGACAATGTTTGGTTAAAACcagatgaaaacatttctgatggtcaggaaagcaaaatgtcCAGGGATACCTCAACTGGATTTCAGAACGGCTTAAACTACATCGCTCTGAATTTACGCGATGATCCTATAAGCTGTGAGGCAAGTACTACAGCGCCAACTTGCCATCTCCAAAATGGTACTTCAGGTTTGGACAGTGGAGCTTACGTAAGCATAGATTTCAGCAGGTCCGATGGTCTGAAGTGTAACGCTGCGAGAAAAG
- the IRS4 gene encoding insulin receptor substrate 4 isoform X1 codes for MASGMNGPGGGGGAAAGGGEEEPGPRHPGGGAAPQQEPGVPGAAAGEGEPAAGEGGRCPSPQPHHLLLLLRRSPSASLCPPPEAAPAAGRAAPAVGRGGQPLPAGRGAPPPAAGEDVRKCGYLRKQKHGHKRYFVLRAESHLAPARLEYYDSEKKFKSSLRAAGAGGAAPLCCPPPKRVIPLYQCFTVSRRADAKHKHIIALYTKDEYFAMLAENEAEQEAWYQAISELMSQSKRGFLEQEDHADQQADEDDEHYGAALRPGTVFKEVWQVNVKPKGLGQTKNLTGVYRLCLSSKAIHLVKLNSEVPSVHLQLMNIRRCGHSENFFFIEVGRSASIGPGELWMQVDDSVVAQNMHETFLDTMKALKAFAEFRPRSKSQSSGGGSGTNPISFITTRRHLGNLPPSQTGLQRRSRTESVAGGTPPTTKSSNSYRFRTSSEGEGTMTRPFRSVTGSLIHLNTARMNLGRQEGSGRYVRAAFSSSYHTRSASLPVSHFPSTTSPISVSSSSGHGSASDMLTRPSSSSVCGSPSDGGFISSDEYGSSPGDFRYFRVRSNTPDSLGNTPPIREENCLSEYMSMSKQQADDSSRDDYMEAEKCFRKRTYSLTKPTSVAVQQKTTQTTASLDEDSAGNHGRLLYSETPKLKDNHESEYNDANLDSVCNQSRSKARDDGYMPMMPGVASSLSSNSDYLPMTPKSMSVPKQINNSWSPSQVDSRGYMMMFPKASSSPVRSPLTGFISKGSNEKIINNEYMDMSPGNSAPKHPGDSNYIHTASISKGFSSYFSLPRSFKALSGQNGDHSEYVPMSSPGKLLYGGPENVKGVNSEALANGISKPPVVKGSDEGLVQNRATRPTRLPLGTRGSNTIPRMYDRTVPPEPASPGEYINIDFNEKASNTPYSLSAEGSPSSLGSSSDHRQSPLSDYMSVDLDVQSPKVAKELSNSLTDISIYATSSIPGNQPNPDYARLSFGTACVSTASNRTDDYTEMTFNMAATPPRPFAAEADDSVKIDSPSSIVNRLCIVDRYAGSSSFAVPSSEPPMGPKVIRADPQGRRRHSSETFSSAGTVTTSSSFFTDSSKRHSSASFDNVWLKPDENISDGQESKMSRDTSTGFQNGLNYIALNLRDDPISCEASTTAPTCHLQNGTSGLDSGAYVSIDFSRSDGLKCNAARKARPVSS; via the exons ATGGCGAGTGGGATGAAtggcccgggcggcggcggcggcgcggcggccgggggcggcgagGAGGAGCCGGGCCCCCGCCACCCGGGAGGCGGAGCCGCGCCTCAGCAGGAGCCCGGCgtgcccggcgcggcggcgggcgagggggagccggcggcgggcgagggcggccgctgcccgtcccctcagccccaccacctgctgctgctgctgcggcgcTCGCCCAGCGCCTCGCTCTGCCCGCCGCCGGAGGCCGCCCCCgcggccggccgcgccgcccccgccgtgggccgcggcgggcagcccctCCCGGCGGGCCgcggcgccccgccgcccgccgccggcgagGACGTGAGGAAGTGCGGCTACCTGCGGAAGCAGAAGCACGGGCACAAGCGGTACTTCGTCCTGCGGGCCGAGAGCCACCTGGCCCCCGCCCGGCTGGAGTACTACGACAGCGAGAAGAAGTTCAAGAGCAGCttgcgggcggcgggggccggcggggcggcccccctctgctgccccccGCCCAAGCGGGTCATCCCCCTCTACCAGTGCTTCACCGTCAGCCGGCGGGCGGACGCCAAGCACAAGCACATCATCGCCCTGTACACCAAGGACGAGTACTTCGCCATGCTGGCGGAGAACGAGGCCGAGCAGGAGGCCTGGTACCAGGCGATCAGCGAGCTCATGAGCCAGAGCAAGAGGGGCTTCCTGGAGCAGGAGGACCATGCCGATCAGCAGGCGGACGAGGACGACGAGCACTACGGGGCCGCCCTGAGGCCCGGCACCGTCTTCAAGGAGGTGTGGCAGGTCAATGTTAAGCCCAAAGGGTTGGGACAAACGAAAAACCTTACCGGGGTGTACAGGTTGTGCCTCTCCAGCAAGGCCATCCACCTCGTCAAGCTGAACTCGGAGGTGCCCTCCGTCCACTTGCAGCTAATGAATATTCGCCGCTGCGGACACTCGGAGAACTTCTTCTTCATCGAAGTGGGCAGGTCTGCCTCCATCGGGCCTGGAGAGCTCTGGATGCAAGTGGATGATTCGGTGGTTGCCCAGAATATGCACGAGACTTTTCTGGACACCATGAAAGCTCTTAAGGCCTTTGCAGAGTTCAGGCCCCGAAGCAAGAGCCAATCTTCTGGTGGCGGTAGTGGTACCAATCCTATCTCCTTCATCACCACGAGGAGGCACTTGGGCaacctgccccccagccagaCGGGCTTGCAGAGAAGATCTAGAACTGAGAGCGTTGCCGGAGGGACCCCTCCTACCACCAAAAGCAGCAACTCCTATCGCTTCAGAACATCTAGCGAAGGAGAAGGAACCATGACGAGACCTTTTAGGTCAGTGACTGGGAGTCTGATCCACCTGAATACTGCGAGGATGAATTTGGGCCGGCAAGAAGGGAGCGGAAGGTACGTGAGAGCCGCTTTCAGCTCATCTTATCACACCAGGTCTGCTTCGCTGCCCGTTTCTCATTTTCCCTCCACTACGAGTCCCATCAGTGTTTCGTCCAGTAGCGGCCATGGCTCTGCTTCGGACATGTTGACCAGGCCTTCTAGCTCATCCGTTTGTGGTTCCCCAAGCGATGGGGGATTTATCTCTTCTGATGAGTATGGCTCCAGCCCTGGAGATTTCAGGTACTTTCGGGTCAGGAGTAATACGCCGGATTCCCTGGGAAACACACCGCCTATCAGAGAGGAGAACTGTCTGAGTGAGTACATGTCCATGAGTAAGCAACAGGCAGATGATAGCTCAAGAGATGATTATATGGAGGCTGAAAAGTGCTTCAGGAAAAGAACTTACTCTCTAACAAAACCAACTTCTGTAGCAGTGCAGCAGAAGACAACGCAAACCACGGCTTCGTTAGATGAAGATTCTGCAGGAAATCATGGACGATTACTTTACTCTGAAACACCAAAATTGAAAGATAACCACGAATCGGAGTACAATGACGCTAACCTTGATTCTGTATGTAACCAAAGTAGGAGTAAAGCCAGGGATGATGGGTACATGCCAATGATGCCAGGAGTTGCTTCTTCTCTGTCCAGCAACAGCGATTATTTGCCAATGACTCCTAAAAGCATGTCTGTTCCAAAACAGATTAACAATTCGTGGTCACCATCTCAGGTTGACTCCAGAGGATATATGATGATGTTTCCGAAGGCTAGCTCTTCACCTGTACGAAGTCCTTTAACTGGATTTATTTCTAAAGGAAGTAATGAGAAGATCATAAACAATGAGTATATGGATATGTCACCTGGTAATTCAGCTCCAAAGCACCCTGGTGATTCCAATTACATTCACACCGCTTCCATTTCCAAAGGTTTcagttcatatttttctttgcccCGAAGCTTTAAGGCATTATCAGGACAAAACGGTGACCACAGTGAATATGTTCCAATGTCTTCACCTGGAAAACTCTTGTATGGTGGACCAGAAAATGTAAAAGGGGTCAACAGTGAGGCTCTGGCTAACGGCATCTCTAAACCGCCGGTGGTGAAAGGTTCAGATGAAGGACTTGTGCAGAACAGGGCTACTAGGCCCACAAGACTCCCCCTAGGTACAAGAGGGAGTAATACTATCCCAAGAATGTATGATCGTACAGTTCCACCTGAGCCAGCGAGTCCGGGTGAATACataaatattgattttaatgaaaaggcGAGTAATACACCGTATTCCTTGTCTGCAGAAGGATCACCATCATCTCTAGGCTCAAGTAGTGACCACAGACAGTCCCCGCTTTCTGATTATATGAGTGTTGACTTGGATGTACAGTCACCAAAAGTAGCGAAGGAACTGTCCAACTCTCTAACAGATATTTCAATTTATGCAACTTCCAGTATTCCTGGAAACCAACCAAATCCTGACTACGCTAGGCTTTCATTTGGCACCGCTTGTGTTAGCACCGCAAGTAACAGGACTGATGACTACACGGAGATGACATTCAACATGGCAGCGACACCACCTCGGCCATTTGCCGCCGAAGCAGACGACAGCGTAAAGATTGATAGCCCTTCTTCCATTGTTAATAGACTGTGCATTGTGGATCGATACGCTGGTAGCAGCAGCTTCGCTGTTCCTAGCTCTGAACCTCCTATGGGACCGAAAGTGATACGAGCCGATCCTCAAGGCAGGAGGAGACACAGTTCTGAAACATTCTCTTCTGCTGGGACTGTGACgacctcctcctctttctttacTGATAGTAGCAAAAGACACAGCTCTGCCTCATTTGACAATGTTTGGTTAAAACcagatgaaaacatttctgatggtcaggaaagcaaaatgtcCAGGGATACCTCAACTGGATTTCAGAACGGCTTAAACTACATCGCTCTGAATTTACGCGATGATCCTATAAGCTGTGAGGCAAGTACTACAGCGCCAACTTGCCATCTCCAAAATGGTACTTCAGGTTTGGACAGTGGAGCTTACGTAAGCATAGATTTCAGCAGGTCCGATGGTCTGAAGTGTAACGCTGCGAGAAAAG CACGACCAGTCTCGTCGTAG